One part of the Algibacter sp. L1A34 genome encodes these proteins:
- a CDS encoding membrane or secreted protein: protein MKLLLITIVLLGVGVAGIAIKIWAKKDGKFAGTCASQNPMLNKDGEACGFCGKTPDQYADCNEPQHS from the coding sequence ATGAAACTTTTACTAATAACTATTGTCTTGTTAGGAGTTGGTGTTGCTGGAATTGCCATTAAAATATGGGCAAAAAAAGACGGTAAATTTGCAGGTACTTGCGCAAGCCAAAACCCAATGCTTAATAAAGATGGAGAAGCCTGTGGGTTTTGTGGAAAAACACCAGACCAATATGCCGATTGTAACGAACCTCAACATTCTTAA
- the lipA gene encoding lipoyl synthase produces MNSETISNILPERQAKPKWLRVKLPTGKKYTELRGLVDKYSLNTICTSGSCPNMGECWGEGTATFMILGNVCTRSCGFCGVKTGRPETVDWDEPEKVARSINLMKIKHAVLTSVDRDDLKDMGSIMWSETVKAVRRMNPETTLETLIPDFQGIEQHLDRIIDVAPEVVSHNIETVRRLSREVRIQAKYDRSMDVLKYLKQQGQRRTKSGIMLGLGEQREEVIETLHDLKAHDVDVVTIGQYLQPSKKHLPVKQFINPDQFKEYEEIGLELGFRHVESSALVRSSYKAQKHIN; encoded by the coding sequence ATGAATAGCGAAACGATTTCAAATATACTACCAGAACGTCAAGCCAAACCAAAATGGCTTCGCGTTAAACTACCTACCGGAAAAAAATACACAGAATTACGTGGTTTAGTTGATAAATACAGCTTAAACACCATTTGCACCTCTGGAAGTTGCCCTAACATGGGCGAATGCTGGGGAGAAGGAACTGCAACCTTTATGATTTTAGGTAATGTTTGCACGCGCTCTTGCGGGTTTTGTGGCGTTAAAACCGGCCGACCAGAAACTGTAGATTGGGATGAACCTGAAAAAGTAGCACGCTCTATAAATTTAATGAAAATTAAACATGCGGTTTTAACTAGTGTAGATCGCGATGATTTAAAAGATATGGGAAGCATAATGTGGAGTGAAACCGTAAAGGCAGTCCGTAGAATGAATCCTGAAACGACTCTAGAAACTTTAATTCCAGATTTTCAAGGTATAGAACAACATCTTGATAGAATTATTGATGTTGCTCCAGAAGTAGTATCGCATAACATAGAAACGGTTAGACGATTAAGTAGAGAAGTACGTATACAAGCCAAATACGACAGAAGTATGGACGTTTTAAAATATTTAAAACAACAAGGGCAGCGTAGAACAAAATCTGGTATTATGCTTGGTTTAGGAGAGCAACGTGAAGAAGTTATTGAAACTTTACACGATTTAAAAGCTCATGACGTAGACGTTGTTACTATTGGCCAATACTTACAACCGAGTAAAAAACACTTACCAGTAAAACAGTTTATAAATCCAGATCAATTTAAAGAATACGAAGAAATTGGATTGGAGTTAGGCTTCCGTCATGTTGAAAGTAGCGCACTTGTAAGATCTTCTTACAAAGCTCAAAAACACATTAACTAA
- a CDS encoding RNA polymerase sigma factor yields MEINEAIKRAKSNDQKAFNFLLNLYWDDVYGFQLKRIQNENDAEDVTIQTFSRAFDKIETFDEKYTFKTWLIAISKNLHIDLLRKEKNSITQVISNSDKKAFQVLDESPSPEDILITEQHLAKLLRDIKKLKPHYQEIINLRYFQELSYKEISKQLNEPMNNIKVKLLRAKKLLAEIIQDK; encoded by the coding sequence TTGGAAATAAACGAAGCCATAAAACGAGCAAAGTCTAACGACCAGAAAGCCTTTAATTTTTTATTAAATTTATATTGGGATGATGTTTATGGTTTTCAGTTAAAACGTATTCAAAATGAAAATGATGCTGAAGATGTTACTATTCAAACTTTCTCGAGAGCTTTTGATAAAATTGAAACTTTCGATGAAAAGTACACCTTTAAAACGTGGTTAATTGCAATTTCTAAAAACCTTCATATCGATTTACTTCGGAAAGAAAAAAACTCAATCACCCAAGTTATTTCTAACTCGGATAAAAAAGCTTTTCAAGTTTTAGACGAGTCTCCTTCTCCAGAAGACATCCTTATTACCGAGCAACATCTAGCCAAGTTACTTCGTGATATTAAAAAGCTAAAACCCCATTATCAAGAAATTATAAATCTGCGCTATTTTCAAGAGTTAAGCTACAAAGAAATATCGAAACAACTAAACGAACCCATGAATAATATAAAAGTTAAACTTTTACGAGCAAAAAAACTACTTGCCGAGATTATTCAAGATAAGTAA
- a CDS encoding RNA polymerase sigma factor has translation MISAIEKDIVYLLERGDKKAITLLYENYADSLYGVIQKIISDEDTAQDVLQETFVKIWRYAKKYDSSKAKLFTWLYRIAYNTAIDKVRSLKNKTNKEVQIETSTVYKITTNQLNDDVLDIQKHLSTLEEKYQIVINALFFEGMTQQEASDELDIPLGTIKSRLKIGLRELKKIYNP, from the coding sequence TTGATTTCAGCTATAGAAAAAGACATAGTTTATTTATTAGAACGTGGTGATAAAAAAGCTATTACGCTATTGTATGAGAACTATGCGGACTCTCTATATGGTGTAATTCAGAAAATTATTAGCGACGAGGATACCGCCCAAGATGTTCTACAAGAAACTTTTGTAAAAATTTGGCGCTATGCTAAAAAGTACGATTCGAGTAAAGCCAAGCTATTCACATGGCTTTATCGTATAGCATACAACACAGCAATAGATAAAGTAAGGTCTCTAAAAAATAAAACGAACAAAGAAGTCCAGATAGAAACTTCAACCGTATATAAAATAACTACCAACCAACTAAACGATGATGTTTTAGATATTCAAAAACATCTAAGTACTTTAGAAGAAAAATATCAAATTGTAATAAACGCCCTCTTTTTTGAAGGCATGACCCAACAAGAAGCTAGTGATGAACTAGACATTCCGTTAGGGACTATAAAATCGAGATTAAAAATTGGATTACGTGAATTGAAAAAAATTTACAATCCTTAA
- a CDS encoding ATP-binding protein has protein sequence MFKIKPSLIALLVLFSVLGWSQQTIENDPELIQNNIDHYIKQAQLALEADDNYEALRNLDDALALAQKTEKQESKGLIYSFKGRLQLIIDQPDKAIASLNKSIEIQRLTKDDANLARSFKTLGEVFISKKDYYQALDYFISAKTLFQQVELENKLAETLLLEGKTYMLLNNYKKARTTLEQALALSRKNNFLSTESESLINQGIVYSELRDYKHGLQATAEGLKIAKANNFVNLKNLAYKVLSDISYSLNDFKKSRDYLIAHTELSDSIRGLKIDLEKNQFNLPLLNNMSAELEQVNKKLEKKEAESTINTLISVLSVALITILSLLTLSLYKNNNIRLKTNNMLHKKNGELILAKEKAELASKTKANFLSTVTHELRTPLYAVTGLSNMLLEENPKPEQIQHLKSLKFSGDYLLTFINDILQINKIEANKVDLEPEPFNLNKKINNIVLALTNSAEDNNVNLHFEYDKDLPENFIADQLKISQILINLVGNSIKFTKDGDIWIRVYKIDQVDKIYTLRFEVEDNGIGITQEKQDHMFESFSQGSIQINRKYGGTGLGLSIVKGLIEILKGQIYLKSEIGKGTTFYFEIPIEFSAIKEAQEVKADYFEGNKEELDLKNVRILVVEDNKINQMITKKILTKMELQCEITDNGEDAVEKIKANDYNIILMDIHMPGISGIEATKRIRMFDKDLTIFALTAVTIEDKMHEFDEAGFTDIIPKPFKQDEFEKKLYNALASKKNISTTS, from the coding sequence ATGTTCAAAATAAAACCCTCATTAATCGCTCTATTAGTGCTGTTTAGTGTTTTAGGCTGGTCTCAACAAACTATAGAGAACGACCCTGAACTTATTCAAAATAATATAGATCACTATATAAAACAAGCACAGTTAGCATTAGAGGCCGATGATAACTATGAAGCTCTGAGAAACCTAGACGATGCCTTAGCTTTAGCCCAAAAGACGGAAAAACAAGAAAGCAAAGGGCTTATTTATTCTTTTAAAGGTCGTCTACAACTTATTATAGACCAACCTGATAAAGCGATAGCTTCGCTTAACAAATCTATAGAAATACAGCGCTTAACAAAAGACGACGCGAACTTGGCACGCTCTTTTAAAACTTTAGGTGAAGTTTTTATTAGTAAGAAAGATTACTACCAAGCACTTGATTATTTTATTTCAGCAAAAACTTTATTTCAACAAGTAGAATTAGAAAATAAACTAGCAGAAACCTTACTTTTAGAGGGTAAAACTTATATGCTTTTAAATAATTATAAAAAAGCACGAACAACCCTTGAGCAAGCATTAGCCCTATCCAGAAAAAACAACTTTTTAAGCACAGAAAGTGAAAGCTTAATAAATCAAGGTATAGTTTATAGTGAGTTAAGAGATTATAAACATGGCTTACAAGCTACCGCAGAAGGGCTAAAAATAGCAAAAGCTAATAACTTTGTAAACCTTAAAAACTTAGCATACAAAGTACTTAGTGACATTTCTTATTCCTTAAATGATTTTAAAAAATCTCGAGATTATTTAATAGCACACACAGAACTTTCGGATTCCATTCGTGGTTTAAAAATTGATTTAGAAAAAAACCAATTCAATCTACCTTTACTCAATAATATGAGTGCAGAGCTAGAACAGGTTAATAAAAAACTAGAAAAAAAAGAAGCTGAAAGTACTATAAACACGTTAATTTCAGTTTTAAGTGTTGCTTTAATTACCATTCTTTCACTTCTAACCTTATCACTGTATAAAAACAATAATATTCGTTTAAAAACGAATAACATGCTACACAAAAAAAACGGAGAACTTATTCTTGCTAAAGAAAAAGCCGAGTTAGCATCCAAAACTAAAGCAAACTTCTTATCTACTGTAACGCACGAGCTTAGAACTCCACTATACGCCGTAACTGGTTTAAGTAACATGTTATTAGAAGAAAACCCAAAACCAGAACAAATACAGCATTTAAAATCGCTTAAATTCTCAGGAGATTACTTATTAACCTTTATAAACGACATCCTTCAAATTAATAAAATTGAAGCTAATAAAGTCGATTTAGAACCAGAACCATTCAACTTAAATAAAAAAATAAACAATATTGTTTTAGCATTAACAAACTCTGCCGAAGACAATAATGTTAATCTTCATTTTGAATACGATAAAGATTTACCAGAAAACTTTATTGCCGATCAATTAAAAATATCACAAATCCTTATTAACCTTGTAGGTAACTCTATAAAATTCACCAAAGATGGAGATATTTGGATTCGTGTTTATAAAATAGACCAGGTCGATAAAATTTATACCCTACGCTTTGAAGTAGAAGATAATGGTATTGGAATTACTCAAGAAAAACAAGACCATATGTTCGAGAGTTTCTCACAAGGCTCTATTCAAATTAATAGAAAATATGGAGGAACAGGTTTAGGCTTATCTATTGTTAAAGGTTTAATTGAAATTTTAAAAGGACAAATCTATTTAAAAAGTGAAATAGGAAAAGGCACAACCTTTTATTTTGAAATCCCTATTGAATTTAGCGCTATAAAAGAAGCCCAGGAAGTAAAAGCCGACTATTTTGAAGGCAACAAGGAGGAGCTCGATTTAAAAAATGTGAGAATATTGGTTGTTGAGGATAACAAAATTAACCAAATGATTACCAAAAAAATCCTTACTAAAATGGAGCTTCAATGTGAAATTACCGATAACGGCGAAGATGCTGTAGAAAAGATAAAAGCGAATGATTATAACATTATTTTAATGGATATTCACATGCCAGGTATTAGCGGTATTGAGGCTACCAAAAGAATAAGAATGTTTGATAAAGACTTAACTATTTTTGCACTTACAGCGGTTACTATTGAAGATAAAATGCATGAATTTGACGAAGCTGGTTTTACAGATATTATACCAAAACCTTTTAAGCAAGATGAGTTTGAGAAAAAACTCTACAATGCTTTAGCTTCTAAAAAGAACATTTCAACAACTTCTTAA
- the gap gene encoding type I glyceraldehyde-3-phosphate dehydrogenase — translation MIHIAINGFGRIGRRVFRLLQSHDNIKVVAINDLADTKTLSHLLKYDSVHGRFNGTVSSDENHIIVNNEKVALLNENHPKNINWEPFNVDFVIESTGKFKTIPELELHIKNGAKQVILSVPPIEDDIKTIVLGVNGDSIDGTETIISNASCTTNNAAPMIDIINKLCGIDQAYITTVHSYTTDQSLHDQPHRDLRRSRAASQSIVPTTTGAAKALTKIFPELANVIGGCGIRVPVINGSLTDITLNVKRTVTIEEINSAFKEAANTNYKGVLEYTEDPIVSIDIVGNTHSCIFDSQMTSVIGNMVKIIGWYDNETGYSSRIIDLICNLSAKKCTLSE, via the coding sequence ATGATTCACATTGCAATAAATGGCTTTGGTAGGATAGGACGTCGTGTTTTTAGATTGCTTCAAAGTCATGACAATATAAAAGTTGTTGCCATAAATGATTTAGCCGATACTAAAACACTAAGTCATTTACTAAAATACGATAGTGTTCATGGGCGTTTTAATGGTACAGTTTCTTCAGATGAAAATCATATTATAGTAAATAACGAAAAGGTAGCGCTCTTAAACGAAAACCATCCGAAAAACATTAATTGGGAACCTTTTAATGTTGATTTCGTTATTGAATCTACCGGAAAGTTTAAAACAATTCCAGAATTAGAACTTCATATTAAAAACGGAGCAAAGCAAGTTATTTTAAGTGTTCCACCTATTGAAGATGATATAAAAACCATTGTACTCGGTGTTAATGGAGATAGTATTGATGGCACCGAAACTATAATATCAAATGCATCGTGTACAACAAATAATGCCGCACCAATGATTGATATTATCAATAAACTCTGCGGTATTGATCAGGCATATATTACAACAGTTCACTCCTACACCACCGACCAAAGTTTGCATGACCAACCACATCGTGATTTAAGGAGATCACGTGCTGCTAGCCAATCTATTGTTCCAACAACTACTGGAGCAGCAAAAGCATTAACTAAAATATTTCCAGAACTAGCCAACGTTATTGGTGGTTGTGGTATTCGGGTTCCAGTTATTAATGGATCGCTAACCGATATTACTTTAAATGTAAAACGAACAGTTACTATTGAAGAAATTAATTCTGCCTTTAAGGAAGCCGCTAACACAAATTATAAAGGGGTTTTAGAATATACAGAAGATCCTATTGTATCTATTGATATTGTAGGTAATACACACTCTTGTATTTTTGATTCGCAAATGACTTCCGTTATTGGCAATATGGTAAAAATAATTGGTTGGTATGATAATGAAACGGGCTACTCTTCAAGAATAATTGACTTAATATGTAATTTATCAGCAAAAAAGTGTACTTTGTCGGAGTAA
- a CDS encoding pyridoxal phosphate-dependent aminotransferase: MPTISKKGLLMPESPIRKLVPYAEDAIKKGKYIYHLNIGQPDIKTPEVALNAVKNNTIETLAYSRSQGSDTYREKLANYYAKHQINVTLDDIVVTTGASEALQFLFSSVINPDDEVIIPEPFYANYTAFSIAAGVKVVPAVCKIDDNFALPTIAAFEKLITPKTKAILICNPGNPTGYLYSKEEINQLASIAIKHDLYLIADEVYREFVYDGHTHYSVLQEKGVDEHAIIIDSVSKRYSMCGARVGCLVSKNKAVMQTVLKFAQARLSPPTYAQIASEAALETPQSYFDDVIEEYVERRNTLINELQKIEGLKVAKPNGAFYCIVELPIKDSDHFAKWLLESFDLDGETVMVAPAAGFYSTPGVGLNQIRIAYVLKKESLIKAVNILKQALKVYKD, encoded by the coding sequence ATGCCAACAATATCCAAAAAAGGGCTCTTAATGCCTGAGTCTCCAATCCGTAAATTAGTTCCTTATGCAGAAGATGCTATTAAAAAAGGAAAATATATCTACCATTTAAACATTGGTCAACCAGATATTAAAACTCCCGAAGTCGCTCTAAACGCTGTTAAGAACAATACAATTGAAACTCTTGCATATTCAAGGTCTCAAGGTTCGGACACCTATAGAGAAAAACTTGCAAACTATTATGCTAAACATCAAATTAATGTAACCCTAGACGATATAGTTGTAACCACAGGCGCTAGTGAAGCATTACAGTTTTTATTTAGTAGCGTTATCAATCCTGACGATGAAGTTATCATTCCAGAACCATTTTACGCAAATTATACTGCATTCTCAATTGCTGCTGGCGTAAAAGTTGTACCTGCAGTTTGCAAAATAGATGATAATTTCGCATTACCCACAATTGCTGCTTTCGAAAAATTAATTACTCCGAAAACAAAAGCGATTTTAATATGCAATCCAGGCAATCCAACAGGATATTTATATTCGAAAGAAGAAATTAACCAATTGGCAAGTATAGCAATTAAGCATGATTTATACTTAATTGCCGATGAAGTTTACCGAGAATTTGTTTATGATGGCCATACACATTATTCTGTTTTACAAGAAAAAGGTGTAGATGAGCATGCCATAATAATAGATTCAGTTTCTAAACGCTACAGTATGTGCGGTGCTCGTGTAGGCTGTTTAGTCTCGAAAAACAAAGCAGTTATGCAAACGGTTTTAAAATTTGCTCAAGCAAGATTAAGCCCACCAACTTATGCGCAAATTGCAAGTGAGGCTGCTTTGGAAACGCCACAAAGTTATTTTGATGACGTTATTGAGGAATATGTTGAAAGAAGAAATACTTTAATTAATGAATTACAAAAAATAGAAGGCTTAAAAGTAGCGAAACCTAATGGTGCTTTTTACTGTATAGTTGAATTACCAATAAAAGATTCCGATCATTTTGCTAAATGGCTTTTAGAGTCTTTTGATTTAGACGGTGAAACGGTTATGGTTGCTCCTGCGGCCGGATTTTACTCAACTCCAGGTGTTGGTCTAAACCAAATTCGTATTGCTTACGTACTTAAGAAGGAAAGCTTAATAAAAGCTGTCAATATTTTAAAACAAGCTTTAAAAGTTTATAAAGACTAG
- the murB gene encoding UDP-N-acetylmuramate dehydrogenase, translating into MQILNNISLKPYNTFGIDAVAKHFTSVSSINDLKQVLELDRFPNKLILGGGSNMLLTKDYEGLALHINLKGIEIISEDENSAIVKAQAGENWHEFVLWCLEHNFGGLENLSLIPGNVGTTPIQNIGAYGVEIKDTFESCEAINLKSLEFENFTKEECNFGYRNSTFKQKNKDKYIVTSVCFKLSKKNHKLNINYGTIANELQENGIKNPTIQDISKAVIAIRESKLPNPKDIGNSGSFFKNPIIQKSEFDKLIENFPDMPSYTISDNEVKVPAGWLIEKSGFKGKQFGNYGVHKKQALVLVNYGDAKGSDIFKLSKLIQKTVKRLFNISIEAEVNIL; encoded by the coding sequence GTGCAAATACTTAACAACATATCCTTAAAACCATATAACACATTTGGTATTGATGCCGTTGCAAAACATTTTACATCGGTATCATCTATTAATGATTTAAAACAAGTTTTAGAATTAGATAGATTTCCAAACAAACTTATTCTTGGTGGCGGAAGCAACATGTTACTCACCAAAGATTATGAAGGTTTAGCGCTTCATATTAATTTAAAAGGAATTGAAATAATTTCTGAAGATGAAAACAGCGCAATTGTAAAAGCTCAAGCTGGCGAGAACTGGCATGAGTTTGTACTATGGTGTTTAGAGCATAATTTTGGAGGTCTTGAAAACTTATCGTTAATTCCTGGAAATGTTGGCACTACACCTATTCAAAACATAGGTGCTTACGGTGTTGAAATAAAAGACACTTTTGAATCTTGCGAAGCCATCAATTTAAAAAGTCTTGAATTTGAAAATTTCACAAAAGAAGAATGTAATTTCGGGTATCGTAACTCCACATTTAAACAAAAAAATAAGGATAAATATATTGTTACAAGCGTTTGCTTTAAACTCTCAAAAAAGAACCATAAACTTAACATAAATTACGGCACTATTGCTAACGAACTTCAAGAAAACGGTATTAAAAACCCCACTATTCAAGATATTTCAAAAGCTGTAATTGCTATTCGCGAAAGCAAACTACCAAATCCAAAAGATATTGGAAACAGTGGTAGCTTTTTTAAAAACCCAATTATTCAAAAATCGGAATTTGATAAATTAATTGAAAACTTCCCGGATATGCCTAGTTATACCATTTCGGATAATGAAGTAAAAGTTCCGGCAGGTTGGTTAATTGAAAAATCTGGTTTCAAAGGAAAACAATTTGGCAATTATGGCGTTCATAAAAAGCAAGCTTTGGTTTTAGTAAATTACGGAGATGCAAAAGGCTCGGATATTTTTAAACTCTCAAAACTCATTCAAAAAACGGTGAAACGACTTTTTAATATTTCAATTGAAGCCGAAGTAAATATCTTATAA
- a CDS encoding anti-sigma factor, whose product MNEKITAFLNSGLLEKYLIGDTTSAETEQVESFISKYPDVQNAYNSLQHNLEIVTKTNAVEAPKFILDNILAELDEKPVVNLNAKKKYKSWYKYTIAASFVAFIFAGTSFSFYNQNIKLSKENQVVVDEIFDLRSDIEQNNIMLDNVMRQLLKLNNPETEKYIISGNARAKDLKTVAYINPKEKTSMIDVVSLPKLPEEQCYQIWADLQGQMVSLGILNETDRKLMNLPYAENALALNITIEPKGGNTVASVENSVAEITLH is encoded by the coding sequence ATGAATGAAAAAATAACTGCTTTTTTAAATTCTGGCCTATTAGAAAAATATCTAATTGGTGACACAACTTCTGCGGAAACAGAACAAGTCGAGTCTTTTATTTCAAAATACCCAGATGTACAGAATGCCTACAACAGTTTGCAACATAACCTAGAAATTGTTACAAAAACAAATGCTGTAGAAGCGCCTAAATTTATTTTAGATAATATTTTAGCCGAACTAGACGAGAAACCTGTTGTAAATCTAAATGCAAAAAAGAAATACAAATCATGGTACAAATACACTATTGCGGCTAGTTTTGTTGCGTTTATTTTTGCTGGAACATCTTTTTCCTTTTACAATCAAAACATAAAGCTTTCTAAGGAAAATCAAGTTGTTGTAGATGAAATCTTTGACTTAAGAAGCGATATTGAGCAAAACAACATCATGCTCGATAATGTTATGAGACAACTTCTAAAACTTAATAATCCTGAAACTGAAAAGTATATTATATCGGGTAATGCACGTGCAAAAGATTTAAAAACGGTGGCTTATATAAATCCTAAAGAAAAAACTTCTATGATTGATGTAGTATCCCTACCTAAATTACCAGAAGAACAATGCTACCAAATATGGGCAGATTTACAAGGACAAATGGTAAGCTTAGGTATTTTAAACGAAACCGACCGTAAACTAATGAATTTACCTTATGCTGAAAACGCATTAGCTTTAAATATAACTATTGAACCAAAGGGTGGAAACACCGTTGCTTCTGTTGAAAACTCTGTTGCAGAAATTACTTTACATTAA
- the aqpZ gene encoding aquaporin Z, translating to MKKLFAEFFGTFWLVFGGCGSAIFAAGYPELGIGFFGVAFAFGLTVLTMAFAVGHISGGHFNPAVSIGLWAGGKFDAKDLIGYVASQLIGAVAAAGALYLIVSNKADFETVGGFAANGYGNLSPGGYSMTAALIAEFLLTMFFLLIILGSTNSRAPKGFAPIAIGLGLTVIHLISIPITNTSVNPARSTSQALFAGGEFTGQLWLFWVAPIAGAIVAGFIHKALFDKE from the coding sequence ATGAAGAAATTATTTGCAGAGTTTTTTGGAACGTTTTGGCTTGTTTTTGGAGGCTGTGGTAGTGCTATTTTTGCTGCGGGTTACCCAGAACTAGGAATTGGTTTTTTCGGTGTAGCTTTCGCATTTGGTCTTACGGTTTTAACTATGGCTTTTGCTGTTGGACATATTTCTGGCGGACATTTTAATCCTGCTGTTTCTATTGGTTTATGGGCTGGAGGAAAGTTTGATGCTAAAGATTTGATAGGCTATGTTGCTTCTCAATTAATTGGTGCGGTTGCTGCGGCTGGAGCATTATATTTAATTGTTAGTAATAAAGCAGATTTTGAAACTGTAGGCGGTTTTGCTGCAAATGGTTATGGTAATTTGTCTCCTGGCGGTTATTCTATGACGGCTGCTTTAATAGCAGAATTTCTATTAACTATGTTTTTCCTCCTAATTATTTTAGGAAGTACAAATTCTAGAGCACCCAAAGGTTTTGCACCAATAGCTATTGGTTTAGGCTTAACCGTAATTCACTTAATAAGTATTCCAATTACTAATACATCTGTTAATCCTGCTCGTTCTACTAGTCAAGCCTTATTTGCTGGTGGCGAGTTTACTGGACAACTTTGGTTGTTTTGGGTAGCTCCAATTGCTGGTGCTATTGTTGCTGGATTTATACATAAAGCATTATTCGATAAAGAATAG
- a CDS encoding glycosyltransferase: MIILDVLLYAFIVVVFIQVVYYLFIFGNFAFLKQKKPSSKNFAVSVIICAKNEAENLKTFIPSIINQDYPEFEIVLINDGSYDETLDVLENFAKKHNNIKIVDVKSIEAFWGNKKYALTLGIKASKHDYLLFTDADCEPVSKHWIKEMSAYFSNEKSIILGYGGYSKIKYSFLNKLIRFETVMTAVQYFSFAKLGMPYMGVGRNLAYTKNEFFKANGFIKHIKVRSGDDDLFINQVANSKNTAINFSNNSFTTSIPKSNFKAWYKQKRRHVSTAHLYKSKHKFLLGLFYLSNVLFWVLTITLLTIAYSWPIVLSLFLLRLSIQYLIIGFSSKKLKEIDILLLLPILEISLIISQFAIFINNLISKPNFWK; this comes from the coding sequence ATGATTATACTTGATGTGCTACTCTACGCATTTATTGTCGTAGTCTTTATTCAAGTGGTTTATTATCTTTTTATTTTTGGAAACTTTGCTTTTCTAAAACAAAAAAAACCATCTTCCAAAAACTTTGCTGTTTCTGTAATTATTTGCGCTAAAAACGAAGCTGAAAATTTAAAAACGTTCATTCCTTCTATAATAAATCAAGATTATCCCGAGTTTGAAATTGTTTTAATCAATGACGGATCGTATGATGAAACTCTAGATGTTCTTGAAAATTTTGCAAAAAAACATAACAATATAAAAATTGTTGATGTAAAAAGTATTGAAGCCTTTTGGGGTAATAAAAAATACGCTTTAACGCTAGGTATAAAAGCATCAAAACACGATTATCTTTTATTTACAGATGCCGATTGCGAGCCCGTTTCTAAGCATTGGATTAAGGAAATGAGCGCATATTTCAGTAATGAAAAATCAATTATTCTAGGTTACGGTGGCTATTCAAAAATTAAATATTCGTTTTTAAATAAACTTATTCGTTTTGAAACGGTTATGACAGCCGTTCAATATTTTTCATTTGCAAAATTAGGAATGCCTTATATGGGTGTTGGCAGAAATTTAGCTTATACGAAAAACGAGTTCTTTAAAGCCAATGGTTTTATAAAACATATAAAGGTACGCTCTGGCGACGACGATTTGTTTATAAACCAAGTGGCAAACTCTAAAAACACTGCCATTAATTTTTCAAATAACAGTTTTACCACCTCGATACCAAAATCTAATTTTAAGGCTTGGTATAAACAAAAAAGACGTCACGTTTCAACAGCGCACTTATACAAATCGAAACATAAATTTTTACTAGGATTGTTTTATTTGTCAAACGTGTTATTTTGGGTATTGACAATAACACTATTAACAATCGCATATAGCTGGCCTATTGTTTTAAGCTTATTTTTACTTCGATTAAGTATTCAATATCTAATTATTGGTTTTTCGTCGAAAAAATTAAAGGAAATAGATATTTTACTATTACTTCCTATCTTAGAAATTTCTCTTATCATTTCACAATTTGCCATTTTTATTAATAACTTAATCTCAAAACCTAATTTTTGGAAATAA